CGTCTGGAGGAACTCCACCTCCACCAGCGTCTCCTCTCCCGGCAGCAGGTTGCCCACCTGCGCGGTGAAGACGTTGGCGCGCTCCTGGTCCAGCAGCGCCGCGCCGTGGCCCTGGGTGATGGCGTCGTCGTAGGCGCGGAAGGCCTCCTCGCGCTCCTTCACCACGCCCGCCACGCGGCGGCCCGCGCACGTCATGGAGAAGGCGCTGAGCGTCGCGTCCGAGGGCAGCGGGAAGATGTAGACGGCCTCCACCGGCTTCTTCTCGTCGTTGCGGTAGCGCTGCGTCACGCGCACCCGCGCATGCCCCCCGAGCAGCTCACCGGAGACTTCCACCCCTTGGAGGGGCACCTGGGCCCCGTCGCGCGTGAACAGCCCACACTTCGCCTGCTCGTTCATGACTGCGTTCCTTCCTCGGACTCCTGAATGAGGGCGCGCACCCGCTCCGCCAGCGCCCGGACCTTCGCTTCCGCCTGCTCCGACACGTGCAATTCCAACCCCGGCGCCAGGAGCCAGCGCTGGTAACGCGCCACCTCCACCGTCGGGTCTTTGCCCGGGCGCCGCGGGGGCGGCGGGGGCGGTGCTTCCGGCAGCGTCACGGGCCCCACGGGCGTCTCCGCCAGCCGGAGCAGCTCCTCCGGCGACAGCCGCTGGAGCTCCACCTGGATGGCGTCCAGCGGCATGAACCGCGCCTGGAGCACCCGGATGGCCTTGAGCCGCACCCGGTGCTCCTCGCCGTACACGGTGTCCGGCCCCTTGAAGGGCGGCGCGGGCAGGAGGCCCCGCTGGACGTAGTAGCGGACCGTGCGCGCGGAGACCCCCACCTCCTCCGCCAACGCGGCCAGCTTCCATTCGGTCTGTGTCTTGGGCGTGCTCACGAACCTGACAGTAGGTCGTGACAGTTTTGGTGTCAAGATGCCGGTGTTGATTCGCCACTGCTGGTGTCGGGATGGACCGGGGTGGCGGCCGGGCGGGCGGTGGGTCAGAAGGAGGCCATGAACGTCGGCATGGCGGGGTTGGACCCTTCGTCCATCCAGCTCATCGGGACGGCGGTGACGCCCGCGGTGATGGTGTCCGGGTGCGGCATCCTGGCGACCGGGCTGGACAACCAGATTTCGCGCATCACCGCCCGCATGCGGGACATGGTCCGTGAATGGCGCACGCTGCCAGAGGGGCACGCGCGCCGGGCGCTCCTGCGCGAGGAGGTGGCCATCATGGACCGGCGCCACGCCATCCTCGCGCGGGCCATCGGCTTCACCTACGCGGCGCTCCTGGCCTTCGTGGTGACGTCGCTGCTGTACCTGCTGCGCCGCAGCGTCCCGGTGCCGGAGGAGCTGCCGGTGCTGTCCTTCTCCCTGGGCGTGGGCCTGCTGGGCTCCACGGCGGTGCTGGCGCTGGCCTCGCTGCGCCTGAGCCGCCGCGCCATCACGCTGGAGCGCGAGGACCTCTTCCGAGACGGCCCTCCCGGCGCCTGAATTTGTTCCGCAGCGCACGCGACGGTGCTAGCTGCTGCCTTCGAGACGCGCGGGTCTGGTAGGTCCCGGGGCCGCGCGCCGGATCTCGCGCTGATATCCAAAGCCTCTGGCTCAACCCACACCGTGGAGCACGTGAACATGGCAAACACCAAGGTCTTCTTCGACATGTCGATTGGTGGCCAGCCCGCCGGCCGCATCGTGATGGAGCTGTTCTCCGACGACGTTCCCAAGACCGCCGAGAACTTCCGCGCCCTGTGCACGGGCGAGAAGGGCATTGGCCGCAGCGGCAAGCCGCTGCACTACAAGGGCTCGTCCTTCCACCGCGTCATCCCGCAGTTCATGTGCCAGGGCGGCGACTTCACCGCCGGCAACGGCACGGGCGGCGAGTCCATCTACGGTGAGAAGTTCGCGGACGAGAACTTCAAGCACAAGCACACCGGCGAGGGCTTCCTGTCCATGGCGAACGCGGGCCGCAACACCAACGGCTCGCAGTTCTTCCTCACCACCATTCCGACGCCGTGGCTCGACGGCAAGCACGTCGTCTTCGGCAAGGTCGTCGAAGGCATGGACGTGGTGAAGAAGATCGAGGGCGTGGGCAGCCAGTCCGGCGCGACGCGCCAGCCCGTGAAGATCGAGGACAGCGGCCAGCTGTAATCCCGCCGCCCGCTTCACCCAGGAGGTCCACCCACGCACCCGCGCGGGTGGACCTTCGTCGTTTCAGGAGAGGCCGTGGGACGCGTCCTCGTCCTCCTCGTCGCGGGCCTCCTCCGGGCGGAAGGGCCGCGCGGGCACCGCGCCGAACGCGCGCAGCAGCTCCAGCGGGATGGGCAGGATGGTGTGGTTTCCGCCGCCGGTGATTTCGACCAGCGTCTGCAGGTAGCGCAGCTGGAGCGTGGCGGGGTTGCGGCTGAGCACGTCGGCGGCCTGGGCGAGCTTCTCGGCGGCCTGGTGTTCGCCCTCCGCGGCGATGATCTTCGCGCGGCGCTCGCGTTCGGCCTCGGCCTGCCGCGCGATGGCCCGCTGCATCTCCAGGGGCAGGTCGATGTGCTTCACCTCCACGTTGGAGACCTTGATGCCCCACGGGCCGGTGCGCGCGTCCAGCACCTGCTGGAGCTCATGGTTGATGCGCTCGCGCTGGGACAGCAAATCATCCAGCTCCACCTGGCCCAGGATGGCGCGCAGCGTGGTCTGGGCGATCTGGCTGGTGGCGTAGAGGTAGTCCTCCACCTGGAGCACGGCCCGGTCCGCCTGGATGACGCGGAAGTAGACGACGGCGTTGACCTTCACGCTGACGTTGTCCTTGGTGATGACGTCCTGCGGGGGCACGTCGCGCGCCACGGTGCGCAGGTCGATGATGACCATCCGTTCGATGAAGGGGATGAGCCAGCGGAAGCCCGCGCGCTTGAGGCCCACGAAGCGGCCCAGCCGGAACACGACGCCGTTCTGGTACTCGGTGACGATGCGCACGCCGGAGACGAAGAGGAGGAACAACAGGCCCAGCGGGATGATCAGCCCCAGGGCGCCGAACAGATTGTTCATGGCATCGCCTCCGCGACGGTGAGGGTGAGCCCCTCCACGGCGCGCACCACGACGCGGGCGCCCTCGTGGATGGGGGTGAAGGAGACGGCCCGCCAGCGCTCGCCGTGGACGAACACCTCGCCGCCCGTGGACGTGACGGGACCCAGCGCAGTGCCCGCCTCGCCGACGAGCCCCGCGTCTCCGCCCCGCTGCGGCAGCCCGCGCGTCTGGGCGCTGCGATACGCGAGGAAGGCCGCGGTCCCGGCGAGCACCAGGGCCGTGGGCAGCATCACGCCCCACGAAGGGCGGAAGGATGGATCCACGAACCAGCCGGGCTCGAAGCGGTCCACCAGGAACACGCCGCCCAGGAGCAACAGGCTCACGCCCGCCGCGCCCAGCAGACCGCTGGTGACGAAGAGCTCCGCGAGGATGAGCCCCACGCCCGCGAGCATCAACACCAGCGCCCCCGAGCGCACCGGCAGCGTGGAGGACGCCATCAAGGCGAGCACCAGCGCCACGATGCCCACGAGCCCCGGCGCCACCGCGCCCGGATGGGACAGCTCCGCCACCAACCCCAGC
This Corallococcus silvisoli DNA region includes the following protein-coding sequences:
- a CDS encoding helix-turn-helix domain-containing protein, with product MSTPKTQTEWKLAALAEEVGVSARTVRYYVQRGLLPAPPFKGPDTVYGEEHRVRLKAIRVLQARFMPLDAIQVELQRLSPEELLRLAETPVGPVTLPEAPPPPPPRRPGKDPTVEVARYQRWLLAPGLELHVSEQAEAKVRALAERVRALIQESEEGTQS
- a CDS encoding DUF2721 domain-containing protein, which encodes MNVGMAGLDPSSIQLIGTAVTPAVMVSGCGILATGLDNQISRITARMRDMVREWRTLPEGHARRALLREEVAIMDRRHAILARAIGFTYAALLAFVVTSLLYLLRRSVPVPEELPVLSFSLGVGLLGSTAVLALASLRLSRRAITLEREDLFRDGPPGA
- a CDS encoding peptidylprolyl isomerase: MANTKVFFDMSIGGQPAGRIVMELFSDDVPKTAENFRALCTGEKGIGRSGKPLHYKGSSFHRVIPQFMCQGGDFTAGNGTGGESIYGEKFADENFKHKHTGEGFLSMANAGRNTNGSQFFLTTIPTPWLDGKHVVFGKVVEGMDVVKKIEGVGSQSGATRQPVKIEDSGQL
- a CDS encoding slipin family protein; this encodes MNNLFGALGLIIPLGLLFLLFVSGVRIVTEYQNGVVFRLGRFVGLKRAGFRWLIPFIERMVIIDLRTVARDVPPQDVITKDNVSVKVNAVVYFRVIQADRAVLQVEDYLYATSQIAQTTLRAILGQVELDDLLSQRERINHELQQVLDARTGPWGIKVSNVEVKHIDLPLEMQRAIARQAEAERERRAKIIAAEGEHQAAEKLAQAADVLSRNPATLQLRYLQTLVEITGGGNHTILPIPLELLRAFGAVPARPFRPEEARDEEDEDASHGLS